Part of the Carassius carassius chromosome 20, fCarCar2.1, whole genome shotgun sequence genome, caaacaaacagcaacaacaacaacaacaacaacaaaaaaaacataatgaaagTCAATGACTACCAGAAACTGAATGGTTACCCACATTTTTTACATATCTCCTTTTTTGatttaactgaagaaagaaagcctTCGTATGCATGAAAGTTGAAGTGTGTACTTTATAGTAAGATGCTTTTTGTAGATTATCCACATCCCAGAAACAGATTCCTCGGTAATTAGAGTGTATAAAAACTTAATGATCTGCCTCCAGAGAAGTATTTAATGATTGCAATCAGTCGTTGACATGTAGCGGTTCGATCGGGTTTACGGTCAGCGGATCAACAGAGAACTGGCACCACTTTCGCTTCCACCTCAATACAACGCATCATCTGACAAccccacttcacacacacactcacacgcacacacggcATCTCTGATCTGTTCAAACCACATTCATACACAAGAGACCTACTTCCTTCTTTATATCGGCCATTTCGTCCTCCGTCAGGTGAGTAACATCCATCCTGTTGTCTGCTTTTCACCTTTTTTGCAGTTTCAACTGGTTACGGTAAGAAAATATGactacaaactcaattttaaAGACGGGAAACTCATGAAAAGACTAGACTTTTTGAACATGCGATGGCGAAGCTTGAACTGAGTTTTAACCGAACTATCTAATAGTTCTCTTAAAGTAAATGGGAACTACCGGATCTCAGACTTCCTTATTTGATGCATGCTTAGGCGCTCTTACGTCACAATGCACGCGCATCATCACCCTCCAGCGCTCTATGGAGGAGTATACAGTATATCACACTAGTTATGTACGATTGATTCCGCGACATTTCACCGAGCTGAAACTGAAGGACCCACCCAGAACTGTTTACAGGTCAGTGTGTGTAACATCTTCATACCTTTGGTGTGTTTCTGCACATCATGAATCTTATGAAGACTCGTTTGAAGATTTTTCCGATACTCCTGATTATAACCTGTTCCTTTTATTCTGTATTTCAAgattctttatttgtttatttaaatacttgGAATATGGCAGttagtttgcttttttttttttttttttttttagatgtcgttgttacagtgtaattctgTATTTACTAAAGGGTTAGTTGCTTATAATTATGCTGATTGATTGTTGTGGCTGGATAAAGTAGCAGAACTCACTAAAGATTGAGAGTTAGGGTAACAGTGTCTTTCATTTACACACACTGTTCATTGTCTTTTTCAGGATGTTCAACTCATTGTTTACTTTGagaattgataaaaaatacattgcTATTAAAATtgcttaatgtattttaaaaataattctgCATAAGTGTTATGGTGGTTTCTTTACATTATAattgtactttatatatatatatatatatatatatttatttatttttattttttttacattttaatagatGCTTAAGCGTTTATGCAAATATGATGCAAAAGTTCAGATGACGACACaatgtaaaaatcatttaaagaAACTGTCCAGAGGACAATAGGCTCCCTCTGCTGGGCTTTGATtcattacaatgttttttttttttttttaccttcatcaTCACCATCTCTCACAGGCTGCTGCAATCAATCAGTCAAAAACTCTTTCACATCTttccatataatataataaatggcaCCAATAGGacaaataataatttcagaatAGTCCTATTCATTATAGCTTGTTAATCATTAAGTGGCTCTTGTGGTAGCGTTGGGGTACATTTATCAAACActcattgtattattttataattccgTTCAGTTTTCTGATTTGGTTTATTTTGGCACTGGACAGTGAAGATTTCAGTATTATGGCAGAAATATTAAAGAAGTACATCTGCAAATATACAAGGACTTTTATTTAAGTGTGGTTAAGTAGGATACTTACAGGTTAGCACCTTATTGTCACAGGCATGACATTTTTCGATAACACTTTATTGGAAGGTGTCCTtattacacgttacatgtactagctattattataacaattacTTATGCATGCAAGTAAGCCCTAAACCAAAGCCTAACCatataagtacatgtagttaactCATATTACTCAGTAATTAAATCTATTACACTAGAACAAGGACAccttgaaataaagtgtaaccacttTTTCATCACAACAAATTAAACGAGCACTGGGCCATTCTTAAAGGGTGAGTTCACCCATAAATGTAAATGACGTGAttgaattactcaccctcatgtcgttccaaaccagtaagacctttagttcatcttcagaacacaaattaagatattttttatttaatccgaAAGTTTACAAaaagaatatttctttttttttgagtgtgtaaagaaaaccaaaatgacaacaaatgacaagtttcatttttgggtgagctctCCCTTTAACAaggttaaagagtaactaaaccctaaaccaactttttttagttaatgatctataagaatggggctttattagtgctgttcattgattcgagtaacttttttgacatttgagtataaagtgttttaattctacaatatatggtgtaaaaacgtgtgagtactgccctcttcaggttgaacggtggctactgcagttgatttttccttttGGATGTTTCCTTTttgcaagtgacgtaagcggtggcaggtgacataagcagtttccagctcaccacgccccttggtacgagctaccacgcccttggcagtataaaaccatcaaaatcactgtagtgagtcaggagctggaattgcgagtattggtaacgaccaggatagactattatagcatctatttagcatagcaattatatagttatttagatcctCAAGttgcgtagatttatctgtatttagtacagtggtcaggatggtacggaggtgtgttgctggttgcgacagcactgctggactgcagagtttaccagcagactttaaaattaagcgccagtggttgcatgcacttggcctggaagaccgcaagttcccaccctaggttcgtcccctctatctccgctgtgatctgcccacttttcagcatttttcaaatattgtcagtgggtggagtcaggctctgagcaggggtttagttacttTAATGACATGCTTTATATTAGCCTTTCATTGCTGCACTAAACCGATCGAACACACAAACTGACTGGTTACATAAGCTTTTGCGCAGATGTTCGAGTCAACATGCACATGATTGAATCTGCAGCCATCTATGACGAATACACTTTCAATAATCACTTAGGATAGGGCTTTTCAGACTACTTGTCAGccaaagtttaatttaattattttttttaaaccaatggcACATTTGCATGTCTACTccaaaaacatgtattttgtttttatccatttttacgtttttgtttttttttcttaattagaaTGATTTTACACCGCTAATGTTATTAGAGATAAAATGGCATGATGTTTTCATAGGATTATCATGACCAAAATAATCAGTTATCAATATCACAATattgttaaaatgatttaaaaaaataaaataatggttgGGTGACTTACAACATATTGTGTTATCTACTAACATGTACTATATGTACAAATGAATTCTGACAAAGAAAcggtttataaaataataaacctaACTTTTACTAAGATAAGGTAATATCTGCTCCATTAACAGTTCTACATAGGCTATTTTAGTATtaaagtgttcagatttttggaattaacatttgtttgttttctatcTAACAGATTTGCAACAAAATGTTGGTCTTGTTTTctcattggtctgaacaaaaacatcAGACAGGCTGAATAACTGTAAATCCACTCtcagacagcaggtggcgcttatagagCATCAGAAATAGAGCTGTTGCCATGCTAACTGCTGtaaacaagattttaaaatgacttatttaaattgtattatttattaaatattactttaattACTTATAGTTAATTAATAGCTTTTCATGAACTCACATAATTCCCTGGTTTCATATACCCCAATTAGGATGTGTTTATGCACAATGTTTTTTGCACATACATTACTGGCAGTACAAAATAGATGGGGAACAAATGTTTGGGGAAACAAAAACGATTGTGTAAAgaggaacacaaaaggaaaaactGTCAACTGCTTGGAAACATACCAATGCcttttcatgaaaactctttcaaaaTGGACATCTTTATTATCACAAAACAGTTTTTTGTTGATATTATACATGGTGtttcatccatattttttttttgtctttcaaatCTGTCAATTCAGCCAAATGGTAACACAGTCCGTTTCAGGGAGTTAACAGGACGTTTAACCATCAAAGATGCTCTCCTCCTCAATCTCTGGTCAGAACTGAAACCTCTTCTAGATGCTGACGCACAACGTCATCCAGGACTTTACTGAGACCTTTACACGCCGTCATGGCTGCCTCTATTAAAGCGTCCAAGTGGTCCTGGTGGAGCCGGGCGTCCATCTGCAGCAGGGCGATGTTTCCACTGCGGGGAAGCAGGGCAAGAGCCAGCGATGTTCCTCCTCCGCTCTCCTCAGCGTGACACAGATCAGCCAGCGGTGTGTCCTCCACAAAGCCAGCAGTGCAGGCGCACACATAGTCACGCATGGGAATACCAGCATCCACCAGAGCCAGGGTAGCAGCATTCACACAAGCACTGTAGTTCCCACCGTCTGCCTGCAGAATCTACAGCACAGGACCAGAGACAGGGATTGTGGATATTATCGCCAATAAAATGTGATATGATCTGAACTTTGCATTTTAAGTGATTCTTTCTCTTGGAGTAATAGATTTGCAAGTTGCATTTCTTGATGCAGCAGTAGACTGTGTTAACAAACTGTGGTTTTCAGAAGTACTCTTGAGCCCATGCGGCTATATTACACACCCGAAGTGGACCGGTTTCTTATGTAATGCCATCTGAGGGGGTCAAAGGTCAAGCTCATTCAACTGAGGTGTCCTGCCTTGCCCTACATGTACTGTGATTTCTCTGGATTCCATGAAATTTTTGGTGAAAAAGCTAAATTCTTTACGATTTTGCATTgcgaaatgtaatttttgatttgtttgacaCTTCTCTCTTGAAATTTGGCACACAGTGATGAGATATCCACAACTCTAGTTTAACCAAGTATAAAGACAGTTTTATTGGTCATGACTTTTGGCGAGAGATAGCGCAAACACTGGACAAAAATTATCATCAAATGAAGTATAGTTTGAAAGGCTGTGTACTGTACAAATACACAGAGACACTTCAGACAGActgttttcttttgatttattatacaataaaaaaataaaacctcgcTACGTGTACATTAGGCTGTCTGAGACTAGCTATGGCACTTgcgtatcattgctcttttgttgtttttgattgcttccattctcctcttttaagtcgctttgggtaaaagcctctgctaaatgactaaaggTAATGGGAGGTTTAATTAAGGTATTATAAATCAAGACCCTGAAAATAGTATCTGGGTAAATTGTGGAAACCACAGTGGGCCAGTTCTTGAAggaaaaaacttattttttacattctattttgtataattttggcTGTATTAATGTAAACACCATAAAttgttaaatgtgtattttttattgaaattctAATATTTCACCCTCAATTCcttttagaaaacattttaaaataggtaAAGCAATAGTTTGACTCTGGACATTACGGAAAAATGCACAAGAAATAATGCATTGAAATTTATGTTGCTGCTAATCGCTGACATATCCAAGACTATAATAACTCCCAAAAATGCTTGGgatatggggaaaaaaaattctatattgtgtttaaaaaataacaacaccACCAGTgtcattatgtaaacaaacaacTCACATTTGAATGGTTACAAttctgaaaatgaatgaattttgTCAGtgaaagcagaatttttttttatatacagtataatacttGTATAACCTGTTACTGCAGGTTAGCACACACACTTCTAGATTACATTTAGTTTCAGTCGAGTGCTCTTACCTTAACGTAGATGTCGATTTGTGATCGTGGGTAGAGCTCGGTGAGCACCGCGGCTTCAAAGGTCTGTTTGAGATGAAGGCTCATCTCGCTGGACTTGCGGTCTCCGTGTGGACGTCTCTTCCTCTCCGCCGTGCTGAACGTGGCCATGCTGAACTGACAGTTAATGACCGCACGGTCGTGCAGAGATTTACTGCGAGAGCCTCGAATCTGCAGGGAGTCAGACAGATCTAAATGATTCAGATCATCCAAAATaaggtttttgtttatataatgtatgtactgtgtttatttattatgtatatataaatacacagacatacagtacaattttttttaaatattcttatatatatatatgtaacaaactaatttttccataaatatatagatatagatgcataataaatgtattacacTGTAAACATACATATATCATACAAATAATGCAATGAAAAATAGTAAATTGCAACCACtgaaaataacagtattaaaACAAGATCATGAGCTTACAAAAGCAAATTACAGGCTAAAGAGATATAAGAACATATTATAAATCATCACAAACTTTTAATAGTATTGTATACAGCAATTAcaactttttaaactttattttacgcttttgaaaatgaaatgttacCATGAATTAGGCTAATTTTGAGCACAACATTGTACATGCTCTCAGTATATGTAACTTTAATTGATGAAAACGTAaatctgtagtttttttttcttcccgaATGCATCACCTGCATGGTAATGAGTAAGACGCGTGTTTGTTAATTAATTACTGCAGTACGACGGAGAAGCAGATGTGTTCAAAACTATGCACTTGTAACCTTTTAAAACTAAAcataccttatatatatataaaacacacactaacagtTACCCGTATTGTTTGAATATTTTATAATTGGTCTATGTGATAGATATAAGGCCTGACCTCGTGCGGTCCGTACACCACAGCCAGCGCTTTAGTGTTGCCCTGCTCCAGATACGCGGATCCGTCCGCCTGCGCGAACACGCTCGTGCGGGCCTGAACCTTGCGCAGCTCGGACGCTTTTCGTCCATCGAGTCGGTATCCCTGATCCGACAGCAACTCGAGCCCCGCCATTGAGCACTGTTGATTCGGTAAAACACACGCGGTGTCTTCTTCACTGATCTTCTTGCTGGTGATTTCAGTCTCGGAATCTAAATACCTCCACCTGCTGGACTACGGTGGTTAGTATTGAGGTCTTGTTCTCTGGATGTTTCTTGGGCGTCGGTGGTGATGCTCTACCGCTGTCTACTGAgcttggtaataataataatacggaaGCCCGTTCCCgccaattaataaaaataaaacaaggttgcgactttttatctcacaattctgaggttttcttttttctctgaattgcgagatataaacagaatatcaattgcaattctgactttataatgccattgcgagttataaagtcaaaattgagaGTTATAAGTTCAGAAATGCACGTTGGGAgttgtttatatctcgcaattctgactttctttttctcacaattgcgaaTTATAAagactgaggaaaaaaaagattgtgagataaaaagtaacaattaccttgttttatttttttattaagtggcagaaatgggcttccatagaaaCAGATgcctgtatattaaataataataattatatatatatatatatatatatagtttcttaCTTTTTTAACATCATGAGTATCCTATGACTGCATTTTAGTATGGAATACTGCTTTTTTTTAACAAGTCGTGCAATGCATATACaattttagtattaaaaaacaaattatcgTGAATATACATGCCCCAAATTAGAAGCCCAATAACAAAGAATGCGTCTGTGATTTGTTAGAAGACCAGTAATAATTGAAACTAAACTGCGTACACCTAATTTTCCAATTAATGAATGTGATTATAAAATGATCTGTGAAGACCAGAGCTTCCTCAGTTTTGGAAATCTGTGCTTCACTGCATCATGGAAAAGAATTTCCAGGGGAATGGAAAAAAATGCAGAAGTCAAAAACTGCTGATGTGTGTTATGTtgtgaaataaaacatgaaaaatatctGGAGCTTGTAACAAACATAGactttactaaatatcttcatggaacatgacctttaattaatattctaatgatttctgtcataaaagaaaatcgataattttgttCCATGCAATgcattttggctattgctacatatAACCTAAGTGTGCAGCTTGTAGCTTACAAAACATATTTGTATGGCATCAATTCTATATTAAGCATGTGTCCATCAACTTCATTTCATTCATAGTTGTTGATGCAATGATTCCAATTAAAAGTCTTTTAGCATCTTATCATATTTCCGAtcattcagtttcagttttataCATACTTAATTCTCTTTGTCCCATGTGGCTTTCATGATCTCTTGATCTTTATGATGTTGGTGTGGCTGAGATTTAATATGTCTTGCCTTCATGTTGAGAGATGCCAGCGATTGTTTGTGTCCAACCACAAATAAAAACTCAGGAGACAGAAGATGATGCAGGATCCATGAGCAAATCGGTTAAATGAGGCAAGACTAGGGTCTGAAAACCAGTGAGGATCCAAACCAAATCAAACAGCTGAGTTACACAGTGCTAGAGTAAGTGTCaagtaaagatggaagagatgtgttttagctGGTTCTTGGGCACAAGGAGGGAGCAGTTAATGTAGaagtctgtgaaagtgactttgtgcttctttgggatggcacaatcaagcgacgttcacttgcagaacgcaagcttctagaggcacatacgtctgaagtaatacatttaggtaaattggtgcagagccagtggtagttttgtaggcaaacatcaatgccttgaatttaatGCGAGCAGCTTTTGGAAGtttgataaacagaggtgggACGTGTAttattttcggctcattaaaaattaatcttgctgccacgttctgaattaattgtagaGGTTTAATAGAAGTGGCTGGGTTTATGGATGTTAATATCTGTtaatatataatgaactggatGTTAATATCTGTtaatatataatgaactggatGTTAATATCCAGTAACGATATGAAACTCTCAGAGCTGCAATCCAGAGAAAGAccagaatgagtgaatgaatgagaatGAGTGGGTTTCTCCTGGTTGTAATGACCAGTGAATGGATGTTAAAGTGTAACTCAGAGAGCTGCTCCCTCGTGTGGggataatgcatttaatttatctcTACGAATCAGCCATACAcatttactacaaactataaaataAGATACTTGTTCCGTCTTGTATAACTGCTCCTTCTGTGATTTCTATCTCTTTAATAATGCAAACTGGATTCACATTTGCACGTTGTCTTAAAATTTCCTCCTTCCAAATAAGATTTAGGAAATCTCGTTCAAAATAACTCATCCTACCAGACaattaatacaaatgtatttatttatttaattattttccacTGAAACAATTTCCCAACTGTTTGTGTCCTGCCAAGACGCCCAGTGTTTTGggaaatattttaaaagcatttcattTATCCTGTAAATCTAAGAATCGTTACTCAAATTATCCTGCtttcattattcattttattaaacttttgtGTAAATTCCATATGCATAAATGCAAATCAAGTATTTTAAAGTACTTAAATGTGCATAGATGCatatgtcaaaatataaaaactataatgctcttcttttaacattttttatataaaaagaataCTTAATGGTGCTTAATCAACCATGTGtagtttaatataattatattatattataatgtctaatgtaaataatttttttaaatcattgtatAGTATAATTAATGCAACTAATGTTCCtaatctcttttatttatttatttatttttattgattgattgattttgatttttCTGCTGTGATATGATGCATGTGATCAGTCCTTGTATTTGCtatctgctatatatatatatatatatatatatatatatatatatatatatatatatatatatatatatatatatatatatataaaattataattcatttaaaagcATTAACATTAATGTTGTTATTGAACCGACAATCTGATTTGAAGGTGTTTATTCTCAAGCCAATGTTCTCAGGAAGTGAGAACACTGGGAACTGAATTCCTTCACTTGATCGAATGGGTTTCTTTAAGATAACGGGAGATTAGCAAACTAAAATGACACTTTTAAAAGTTAAAGTGTCAGTTTTGAGAACTGGCCCTCAAAACATTTgcataaacacaataaaatagcTCATCGGAGCACAGCTGCAGGCCATGGAGGTGGTGACCAAAACACAATAATTGTGAGTCAAATGTCTCTTGACACTGATCCTGTCTTGTATGGGGACTGTCCCGGCTTGTGAGGCGTTGTCCCTGTCCTTCTGTATCTCTACACGTTTGCACAGGCATCTCATGCCTCACCAGCAGCCGCTGTATTGTTCACCGTGACATGATCTATTTGTCAGCAGCCAATCCTCGATCTCTGCGCTGCATTTCATCCTGACACTGCTTCCAGGCTACATCTGCCATTCAGGTAAATACAGCTGTCAATAGCGTGATTGTAGCAGCAGTACACAAATATACACAAGACACCACACGCCTGGCTAGCTTTACCAAGACAAACTAAACTGAGGATGCTAAACCAAATGACCACAGCGAGGGTGTCACAAAACACTGCATGCCATTTACTGAGATTAGCATCAAGTCTTCTGTCAGGCGTGTTTGAGAGATAACAACGGTGGACTCCGTAAGTCACCGCTACTGAAACAAACCGCTTTTTAAGACGCCATTTTGTGACGGACTTCTTCCAACCAAAAACGTTATCATGACTTatatacagagacacacagacagcatcGAGAGAAGTAATGGAGAAAATGTGTGGGTAAAGTACAAAGAAGGAGGTTTGTacatatacacaaaataaaaatacattaagtaGAAGAACAGGGGATTGTTTCTTTTAAAGGcatcaacattttaatttatttttgtttaaaacagcAAATGATGAGCATAAGTGCATATAAGTAATATATTGACATTAAAATTAGCTGTCAACCCAGAGAGTGTAGATTATGAATTATAACAACTGATcatgttcatttgtttgtttttataacagtcttaaAAACACTAAGCACATGTTAACTGCTAATTGTTTCTTCtgattcagaatatatatatatatatatatatgaccaattatttaatattaattttggataattATTGACAGTCATTAGAACATGCCTTCAGATGGTCAGGAATGTTAGGATGTTAGGAATCACTCAAACGTTAATAATCAAGCACAATATTAAATGATCATGTTGTtgctccatcatcatcatcatcagctctGATCGTCTCATTAGTTTGGGCTAAATGAGTATTTTCAGcttcccgtgtgtgtgtgtgtgtgtgtgtgtgttgttctatCTTGATTTTGGTCtcttttttactttcactttcagaaatAAGCCCCCTTTGTGTTCAGGTTAGTTATGGGACATTGACTTTTCTCTTTCATATTTTTGTTTCTCTAGTATAGTGGTCCATTCACGtttggatttattgatttattgatttatgctTATTCGCTGCCCATATCATTTTCCACGCttcttttactgtttttttttttactttcatttttgatCAGTTTTCAGGCATTGGCTAATTTATATTATGTCCAGTGGCTGATTTGTTAAAGAAGAAGAAATTATTACCATCATATAGCTAATATATATAccagtgcattcaaaatgcccATTATTTTGAGCCCAACAGTTTTCAGctctcacttttatttttttttttttttgcttaaacagTTCCCTAAGAAGCAGATAGCTCAACACTAAACCtgacatgcatgcatttattaagAATGCTCATGTGTGTGAAACCACTGTGACTGCATTCATTTCCAATTCTATATAACTTTGACAGCGATCTGttattgaataaagcagcctGCGTTCTTTTGTCCCATCAGGGGACTGTTCAGAAACACTTTCCATCTTACCTTCTGTTCTCTTCGTTTTACTGAACGACAGAAGATTATATCCTTGCACCTTTCTagtgcatttttggatgaaaacttGGATTGATCCAGTGCTCAGATTagagatattaaatatttaaagtttggaaATGATCctatagttttaatatattaatttgcaTGATGAGTTTTACGTAATAGACAACCATATTAATGTAAAAGATGGTCAGAAGAATGGTAAGGGATGCTACTTTAGTCTTTTTGGGTTGCCATCCCCTCACAACTCCCTCAAATCACACACTGCAGCCTATAATAGACATATTCTATATTAATGGAAAAAACCGTGTTCTGATATTAATATTAGTGTCAGTGACACTGCATTTTACTGTACCACTTACATTTTTACCTAGCATGAGATTGGAGTCATTTAAGCTCATATCTGTAAATCAATTCGGACAAGAACATATAATCACCTCATAGATGTAAAACACTTCCACTATTACACTGGTTTTTGTTTCTTCGTTTTAAAAGAAGATACTTATGTCAGGCCAATATAAACCTTATTAATTTGTGAAAAAGTGCTACTTGTTGTTTCAGTCTAAGTTCAATTTTTAACTGATAAAAGCGGGACCTGCTCCATATAAATCTGCAGTGTTTAGTGTGCTCTAAACCAGACGAGCAGGATTCTGCACATAAAGCTGTTTAGTGATTACAGCTAACTATAGATTCCAGTCCCTGGAGCACATTCATTTACACGCTTTGACTGCTAAATCTAGTGAAAATctgtttttaaaggggtcatgaattgTGAAATCTAATTTTCCCTGATCTTTTGTAATGTAATAGGTCATCTGTGATGCTTATGATGCACTTATGGGCCTCGGTTCCTCCCTGTCTAGGAGTGTCAGTTCTCGGGGCGCTGGATGTTTTATGAAGGTGTGTTTTAGGAAAGGAAGGTGAATTTGTGGCTGTGGTGATGCCTACTACACACACTTCCAGTAGTTGTGCATGGGAATCTGCTCCACCTGCATCATATGTTATTACTTTGATTAtgagtatatttattttgcatgttatttttttcaaattattattaaagataaGCTCTTTTTACATTAAATCAGTCTGGGAAGCGTTATTGTTTTGCCATTGGGTTTAAATAGGTTTATGATGGATTTTGTTATTTTATGAGTAAATGTCTGGGACTAAGGTCAAACCATAAAATCTACACAAGTGGaatgtgtatacagtacatgGAGTTTGAGGAAActtccatccatttatccatccagTTTGTGAACTGCTTATCATGTACACTGGACAAAAGTGAAACAAGCGTGTCATTTATTTCaactatttcacacacacacacacacacacacacacacacacacacacacacacacacacacacacacacacacacacacacacacacacacacacacagttccctCCACttatattggcacccttggtaaataagatcaaaggtggctgtgaaaataaacggaatgatgaaataaatgttttttctccaatgcatgttggacacaattattggcacccccagaaattaaaatatctattttttcaatcatatttctaaggttttttttttttttttttagcacaccaGGGTAACTGGGAGCacgaaattatccagccatga contains:
- the exosc4 gene encoding exosome complex component RRP41, with the protein product MAGLELLSDQGYRLDGRKASELRKVQARTSVFAQADGSAYLEQGNTKALAVVYGPHEIRGSRSKSLHDRAVINCQFSMATFSTAERKRRPHGDRKSSEMSLHLKQTFEAAVLTELYPRSQIDIYVKILQADGGNYSACVNAATLALVDAGIPMRDYVCACTAGFVEDTPLADLCHAEESGGGTSLALALLPRSGNIALLQMDARLHQDHLDALIEAAMTACKGLSKVLDDVVRQHLEEVSVLTRD